One part of the Desulfonema ishimotonii genome encodes these proteins:
- a CDS encoding IS630 family transposase, which produces MRKKRSLNIRTHIFMPEETETLKRYRDGQKDYRLKLRFIALLLIAGNTGTEIVAAAVGKDIRTVETWYGKYLTHGPDALNSFQYQPKRCFLSDDQLADVIAWVKKELPSDTKVICHYIREQTGIAYCQSAVAKLLKKNGLRRLRPKLIPGKPPSEKEQTDFIEKYEKLRKSAADPESGRVVIFCDAMHFVHQTVPATCWGDPSERPVLKANSGRQRLNIMGGYDPVTCKLIHETDEKNCDSEKAIIFFKKLLRTYPKASMIKVFADNATYFHARNTQEWLEKNPRISLYFLPAYAPNLNLIERLWRFAKGKLIRNTYYEKYKTFRCHVFRLLNNIHNYESELSSLMVEKFQIIRQ; this is translated from the coding sequence ATGAGGAAAAAACGCTCTCTGAATATCAGAACCCATATTTTCATGCCGGAAGAAACCGAAACCCTGAAAAGGTACCGTGACGGCCAGAAGGATTACCGCCTGAAACTCCGCTTCATAGCGCTTCTGCTGATCGCCGGCAATACCGGAACCGAAATTGTGGCCGCGGCAGTCGGAAAAGATATCAGAACCGTGGAAACATGGTACGGAAAATATCTTACGCATGGTCCCGATGCCCTGAATTCCTTTCAGTACCAACCGAAACGGTGCTTTCTGTCAGATGATCAGCTCGCAGACGTGATCGCATGGGTGAAAAAAGAACTCCCTTCCGATACGAAAGTCATCTGTCATTATATAAGGGAACAGACCGGGATTGCCTACTGCCAAAGCGCGGTTGCGAAGCTCCTTAAAAAAAACGGACTGAGACGACTCCGTCCGAAGCTGATTCCGGGAAAACCTCCGTCCGAAAAAGAACAAACCGATTTTATTGAAAAATATGAGAAACTCCGCAAATCCGCCGCCGATCCGGAGTCCGGCAGAGTCGTCATTTTCTGCGATGCCATGCACTTCGTTCATCAGACCGTGCCCGCGACATGTTGGGGAGATCCGTCCGAACGACCTGTTTTAAAAGCAAATTCCGGGCGTCAGCGCCTGAATATCATGGGCGGATATGATCCCGTGACCTGTAAGCTGATACATGAGACCGACGAAAAAAACTGTGACTCCGAAAAAGCGATCATTTTTTTCAAAAAACTGCTCAGAACCTATCCGAAAGCCAGTATGATAAAGGTTTTTGCTGATAATGCCACTTATTTTCATGCCCGGAACACACAGGAATGGCTTGAAAAAAATCCCCGGATCAGTTTGTATTTTCTCCCGGCCTATGCTCCGAACCTGAATCTGATCGAACGCCTTTGGCGTTTTGCAAAAGGGAAACTGATCAGAAACACATATTATGAGAAATACAAGACGTTCCGGTGTCATGTTTTTCGTCTTCTGAATAATATACATAATTATGAAAGTGAGTTATCATCTCTTATGGTAGAAAAATTTCAGATAATTCGCCAATAA
- a CDS encoding YggS family pyridoxal phosphate-dependent enzyme, with the protein MTITENYQRIRAEVPDHVTIVLACKKRLPEEVAEVIEAGATDLGENYVQEAEKMFDALGDRTDKVRWHMIGSLQKNKINKALRVFDVVQTVHSVGQAEAIDRRARTIGKKLGALIEVNIGGEVAKSGMPPEYAEIEKLARRISGLEYLRLEGLMTMGPFYGDPEALRPHFRKTKEIFDKLATPGLPDTDLRYLSMGMSDSYRVAIEEGSNMIRLGTVIFGERPV; encoded by the coding sequence ATGACCATTACTGAAAATTATCAGCGTATCAGAGCGGAAGTCCCGGACCATGTAACCATTGTGCTGGCCTGCAAGAAGCGGCTTCCCGAAGAGGTCGCAGAGGTTATTGAGGCCGGGGCCACGGATCTCGGTGAAAATTACGTCCAGGAGGCCGAAAAGATGTTTGACGCTCTGGGCGACCGGACGGATAAGGTCCGGTGGCATATGATCGGATCACTTCAGAAGAACAAGATCAACAAGGCCCTTCGCGTCTTTGACGTGGTGCAGACGGTTCATTCGGTCGGACAGGCCGAGGCCATCGACCGGCGTGCCCGGACCATCGGCAAAAAGCTGGGCGCCCTTATCGAGGTCAACATCGGCGGGGAAGTCGCCAAATCGGGGATGCCGCCGGAATATGCCGAAATCGAAAAGCTGGCCCGGCGAATCTCCGGGCTGGAATATCTGAGACTGGAAGGCCTGATGACCATGGGGCCGTTTTACGGAGATCCGGAGGCGCTCCGCCCGCATTTCAGAAAGACAAAGGAGATTTTTGACAAACTTGCAACCCCTGGCCTGCCGGACACGGACCTGAGATACCTGTCGATGGGCATGTCGGATTCGTACCGGGTTGCCATTGAGGAGGGAAGCAATATGATCCGCCTGGGGACCGTCATCTTCGGCGAGAGGCCGGTGTAA